The Flexivirga oryzae genome has a segment encoding these proteins:
- the ybeY gene encoding rRNA maturation RNase YbeY encodes MSIDLLNETDFEVDLPELHECAVHVLRELNVHPEVELYIGIIDESAMELLHKQWMDLPGPTDVMSFPMDELRPGKDGDEPVEGVLGDIVLCPTVAAKQAADAGHTTAEELLLLTVHGLLHLLGFDHAEPEERREMFSLQRTLLLTFLAGRERQGEDVRIIPPTGE; translated from the coding sequence ATGAGCATCGACCTGCTCAACGAGACGGATTTCGAGGTCGACCTGCCGGAGCTGCACGAGTGCGCGGTGCACGTGCTGCGCGAGCTGAACGTGCACCCGGAGGTCGAGCTCTACATCGGCATCATCGACGAGTCCGCGATGGAGCTGCTGCACAAGCAGTGGATGGACCTGCCCGGTCCGACCGACGTGATGAGCTTCCCGATGGATGAGCTGCGCCCGGGCAAGGACGGCGACGAACCGGTCGAGGGCGTGCTGGGCGACATCGTGCTGTGCCCGACGGTTGCCGCCAAGCAGGCGGCCGACGCGGGTCACACCACCGCCGAGGAGTTGTTGCTGCTGACCGTGCACGGGTTGCTGCACCTGCTCGGGTTCGACCACGCGGAGCCGGAGGAGCGCCGGGAGATGTTCTCGCTGCAGCGCACCTTGCTGCTGACCTTCCTGGCCGGTCGCGAGCGGCAGGGTGAGGACGTGCGCATCATTCCGCCGACCGGCGAGTGA